One stretch of Streptomyces sp. R21 DNA includes these proteins:
- a CDS encoding SpoIIE family protein phosphatase, protein MTPDSLHADGDEYGAGPPRPTGLLDVLSVAAVVLDAGGRIVFWTPQAEELFGYSAQEALGEYAARLFVHPEQLQSVVSLFAEVLTTGRSWAGAFPILHKDGSSRLMEFRNMRLTDDLGDVYALGIAADHALLQRVETDLALCERLINQSPIGLALLDPELRYLLVNPALERIDGIPAEDHIGRHLRETLPFPDVDTVESALHQVLTTGTPLLDQYHVGRPPADPEHEHAWSLSFYRLEDPGGRILGAATSVVDVTERHRAASEADRARRRLALIADASTRVGTTLEVEQTAHELADIATPELADVVAVDLLDSALACRRTRRPDNGPELFRALALKAAHPTPALRAADPPGDLAAYDGDRLVTLCVHTGRPVLVRHVGEHDLRRIARDADAGALLAQAGVHSYLAVPLIAHGEVLGALDLKRTRNPLPFDEDDVVLASELASRAAVAIDNARWFQSVRNTALTLQRSLLPDHPVHQTGLELASRYQPAQATSEVGGDWYDVIPLTDDKTALVVGDVMGNGIDAAATMGRLRTATCAYADLDLVPEAVLQHLDKITCDLEHYIVTCLYAVYDPHTRQCRIANAGHMPPALARPGQAPVLLDLPTGAPLGVGGVVFETSTVELGPGDLLVLYTDGLVETRHHPIDDRLNVLLSFLDEPHRPLEETCDLLLYGLRHPEDHDDVALLIARTL, encoded by the coding sequence ATGACGCCCGATTCCTTGCACGCCGACGGTGACGAGTACGGCGCCGGGCCGCCCCGGCCGACCGGCCTGCTCGATGTGCTGAGCGTGGCCGCGGTGGTCCTGGACGCCGGCGGACGCATCGTGTTCTGGACCCCGCAGGCCGAGGAACTCTTCGGCTACTCCGCGCAGGAGGCCCTCGGCGAATACGCGGCGCGACTGTTCGTCCACCCAGAGCAGCTGCAATCCGTGGTGAGCCTGTTCGCGGAGGTACTGACGACCGGCCGGAGCTGGGCCGGCGCCTTCCCCATCCTGCACAAGGACGGCAGCAGCCGCCTGATGGAGTTCCGCAACATGCGGCTGACGGACGACCTGGGGGACGTCTATGCCTTGGGTATCGCGGCCGACCACGCCCTGCTCCAGCGCGTCGAGACCGATCTGGCCCTGTGCGAGCGGCTGATCAACCAGTCCCCGATCGGTCTGGCCCTGCTCGACCCCGAACTGCGGTATCTCCTGGTCAACCCGGCACTGGAGCGTATCGACGGCATCCCCGCCGAGGACCACATCGGCCGGCATCTGCGGGAGACCCTGCCCTTCCCCGACGTCGACACCGTCGAGTCCGCGCTGCATCAGGTGCTCACCACCGGCACGCCGCTGCTCGACCAGTACCACGTAGGCCGTCCCCCGGCCGACCCCGAACACGAGCACGCCTGGTCCCTGTCCTTCTACCGGCTCGAGGACCCCGGAGGGCGGATCCTGGGCGCGGCCACCTCGGTCGTCGACGTCACCGAACGGCACCGTGCGGCGAGCGAGGCCGACCGGGCCCGAAGGCGCCTGGCCCTCATCGCGGACGCCTCCACCCGCGTCGGCACCACGCTGGAGGTGGAGCAGACCGCCCACGAACTGGCCGACATCGCCACTCCCGAGCTCGCCGACGTGGTCGCGGTGGACCTCCTCGACTCCGCCCTGGCCTGCCGCCGTACCCGCAGGCCGGACAACGGGCCGGAGCTGTTTCGCGCCCTCGCGCTCAAAGCGGCGCACCCCACTCCGGCCCTGCGCGCCGCCGACCCTCCCGGTGACCTCGCCGCGTACGACGGCGACCGCCTTGTCACGCTGTGCGTCCACACCGGCCGGCCGGTCCTGGTCCGTCATGTCGGCGAGCACGATCTGCGACGCATCGCCCGTGACGCCGACGCCGGCGCGCTGCTGGCCCAGGCCGGCGTGCACTCGTATCTGGCCGTGCCGTTGATCGCCCACGGCGAGGTGCTCGGCGCCCTCGACCTCAAGCGCACCCGCAACCCGCTCCCGTTCGACGAGGACGACGTCGTCCTGGCCAGTGAGCTGGCCAGCCGCGCCGCCGTGGCCATCGACAACGCCCGCTGGTTCCAGAGCGTGCGCAACACCGCCCTCACTCTCCAGCGCAGCCTGCTGCCCGACCACCCGGTGCACCAGACCGGCCTGGAGCTCGCCTCCCGCTATCAGCCCGCCCAGGCCACCAGCGAGGTCGGCGGCGACTGGTACGACGTCATCCCCCTGACCGACGACAAGACCGCCCTGGTCGTCGGCGACGTCATGGGCAACGGCATCGACGCCGCCGCCACCATGGGCAGGCTGCGCACCGCCACCTGCGCCTACGCGGACCTCGACCTGGTGCCCGAAGCCGTGCTCCAGCACCTGGACAAGATCACCTGCGATCTGGAGCACTACATCGTGACCTGCCTCTACGCCGTCTACGACCCGCACACGAGGCAGTGCCGCATCGCCAACGCGGGACACATGCCGCCCGCGCTGGCCCGCCCCGGCCAGGCACCCGTCCTGCTCGACCTGCCCACCGGAGCCCCGCTCGGCGTCGGCGGCGTCGTCTTCGAGACCAGCACGGTCGAACTCGGCCCCGGCGACCTGCTGGTCCTGTACACGGACGGCCTGGTCGAGACGCGGCACCATCCCATCGACGACCGCCTGAACGTCCTCCTCAGCTTCCTCGACGAACCCCACCGGCCCCTCGAGGAAACCTGCGACCTCCTGCTGTACGGCCTGCGCCACCCCGAGGACCACGACGACGTGGCCCTCCTGATCGCCCGGACGCTGTAG
- a CDS encoding alkaline phosphatase family protein encodes MQVTRQRRINEKNQVDFFGRRVGRRALLVTAGVAVALGVTGTAVASTWQFGSQQVAQETPNGQVISSDQYIKPYGSRTVINDGKIMSSTVSPDGTHLAATVADGDASLVIMDLATGQVKQKVGTNAADDLRIKSGSVGQEGPSYSPDGSQLWLGQTDGYTKFTVGADGTLSSPVTVPIPADGTKHALVGAAVFSADGSTVYSAVNGQNRVVAIDTATGTIKQSWAVGNAPRGIAMVGDKLYVSNEGGRPAKAGESTINSYGTQVPADPDTGATTTGTVSVIDTADPSAAVGSIDVGLHPTAVYAKKGAVFVTNTADNNVSVINTAGDKVVQTIATQPWPEAKVGYEPDAVTLTDDGHLLVTLGRANAVAVYRYKSPQEPASYVGLLPTDYFPSEITAVGKNIVVSNTRGIDARRPTAAAGHGTHDTTSSLTQFTLPDDSVIRKQTAKVFQQNGWTPGSVLTSKGRSKVPPLPVPVRLGDPSTIKHVFLLVKENRTYDQVFGDLPQGNGDSALTTFGENVTPNQHVLAEQFGLYDNFYDVGTNSAEGHNWLMQSDNPEYTESSAGEYQRSYDTENDALGHQKSGFIWSGAQAVGRSVKDFGEFQSLESKPAGANWQNLYCDSKNMAATGAGTQYPIQTGSAIPSLNNVSVQGFPMFDLDVPDIYKYEIWKQDFEKNGPANLNMFWFSNDHTGGPANAAAEVADNDLAVGRMADKISHSKYWKDSAIFVVEDDSQNGLDHVDGHRAPVQIISPWAKHGTVDSHYYSQITMMRTIEQILGIHPMNQKDSAATPMYGAFSLKPDNTPFTAVPNRTSLTLGVNPQPSCGSDTPAAQNADAAPAPTSAAIPEAKQQLAAQWRTWASHQRLTGPHAVPDYANAEQMNRYTWYQTHNWTKPYPGDKKVYTPNDVPGAYLPSPESDG; translated from the coding sequence GTGCAGGTAACGCGCCAGCGTCGGATCAACGAAAAGAACCAGGTCGACTTCTTCGGCAGACGCGTCGGCCGCCGGGCCCTGCTGGTGACGGCCGGCGTCGCGGTCGCCCTCGGCGTCACGGGCACCGCGGTCGCCTCGACGTGGCAGTTCGGCAGTCAGCAGGTCGCCCAGGAGACCCCAAACGGCCAGGTCATCTCCAGCGACCAGTACATCAAGCCGTACGGCAGCCGCACCGTCATCAACGACGGCAAGATCATGTCATCGACGGTCAGCCCCGACGGCACCCACCTCGCGGCCACGGTCGCCGACGGTGACGCATCGCTGGTGATCATGGACCTCGCGACCGGTCAGGTGAAGCAGAAGGTCGGCACCAACGCGGCGGACGACCTGCGCATCAAGAGCGGTTCCGTCGGCCAGGAGGGCCCGAGCTACTCGCCCGACGGTTCGCAGCTGTGGCTGGGCCAGACCGACGGCTACACCAAGTTCACCGTGGGCGCGGACGGCACGCTGTCCAGCCCGGTGACCGTCCCGATCCCGGCCGACGGCACCAAGCACGCGCTCGTGGGCGCTGCGGTGTTCTCGGCCGACGGCTCCACCGTGTACTCCGCGGTCAACGGCCAGAACCGGGTGGTCGCCATCGACACGGCGACCGGAACCATCAAGCAGAGCTGGGCTGTCGGCAACGCCCCGCGCGGCATCGCGATGGTCGGCGACAAGCTGTACGTCAGCAACGAGGGCGGGCGCCCGGCCAAGGCGGGCGAGAGCACCATCAACTCCTACGGCACCCAGGTGCCGGCCGACCCGGACACCGGCGCCACCACCACCGGCACCGTCAGCGTCATCGACACGGCGGACCCGTCCGCCGCCGTCGGCAGCATCGACGTAGGACTGCACCCGACCGCGGTGTACGCCAAGAAGGGCGCGGTGTTCGTCACCAACACCGCCGACAACAACGTGTCGGTCATCAACACCGCGGGCGACAAGGTCGTACAGACCATCGCCACCCAGCCGTGGCCGGAGGCGAAGGTCGGCTACGAGCCCGACGCGGTGACCCTCACCGACGACGGACACCTGCTGGTGACGCTCGGCCGCGCCAACGCCGTCGCCGTCTACCGCTACAAGTCCCCGCAGGAGCCCGCCAGTTACGTGGGCCTGCTGCCGACCGACTACTTCCCCTCCGAGATCACAGCCGTCGGCAAGAACATCGTCGTCTCAAACACCCGCGGCATCGACGCCCGGCGCCCCACCGCCGCCGCCGGCCACGGCACCCACGACACGACGTCGAGCCTGACGCAGTTCACGCTGCCCGACGACAGCGTCATCAGGAAGCAGACAGCCAAGGTCTTCCAGCAGAACGGCTGGACCCCCGGCTCGGTCCTGACCTCCAAGGGCAGGAGCAAGGTGCCCCCGCTGCCCGTCCCGGTGCGGCTCGGCGACCCCTCAACGATCAAGCACGTCTTCCTGCTCGTCAAGGAGAACCGGACCTACGACCAGGTCTTCGGCGATCTGCCCCAGGGCAACGGCGACTCCGCGCTCACCACGTTCGGCGAGAACGTGACGCCCAACCAGCACGTCCTGGCCGAGCAGTTCGGGCTGTACGACAACTTCTACGACGTCGGCACGAACTCCGCGGAGGGCCACAACTGGCTGATGCAGTCGGACAACCCGGAGTACACCGAGTCCTCGGCCGGTGAGTACCAGCGCAGCTACGACACCGAGAACGACGCCCTCGGCCACCAGAAGTCCGGCTTCATCTGGAGCGGTGCGCAGGCGGTCGGCAGGTCGGTCAAGGACTTCGGTGAATTCCAGTCGCTGGAGAGCAAGCCGGCCGGCGCGAACTGGCAGAACCTGTACTGCGACTCCAAGAACATGGCCGCGACCGGGGCGGGAACCCAGTACCCCATCCAGACCGGCTCGGCGATCCCCTCGCTCAACAACGTGTCGGTGCAGGGCTTCCCGATGTTCGACCTCGACGTCCCGGACATCTACAAGTACGAGATCTGGAAGCAGGACTTCGAGAAGAACGGTCCGGCGAACCTGAACATGTTCTGGTTCTCCAACGACCACACCGGCGGTCCGGCCAACGCCGCCGCCGAGGTCGCGGACAACGACCTCGCGGTCGGCCGCATGGCCGACAAGATCTCGCACAGCAAGTACTGGAAGGACTCGGCGATCTTCGTCGTCGAGGACGACTCCCAGAACGGCCTCGACCACGTGGACGGCCACCGCGCCCCGGTCCAGATCATCAGCCCCTGGGCCAAGCACGGCACCGTCGACAGCCACTACTACTCGCAGATCACGATGATGCGGACCATCGAGCAGATCCTCGGGATCCACCCGATGAACCAGAAGGACAGCGCGGCCACCCCGATGTACGGCGCGTTCTCCCTGAAGCCGGACAACACCCCGTTCACGGCGGTGCCCAACCGCACCTCCCTGACCCTCGGCGTGAACCCGCAGCCCTCCTGCGGCTCGGACACCCCGGCCGCCCAGAACGCCGACGCGGCGCCCGCGCCCACCTCCGCCGCGATCCCGGAGGCCAAACAGCAGCTCGCGGCCCAGTGGCGGACCTGGGCCTCCCACCAGCGGCTGACCGGCCCGCACGCCGTACCCGACTACGCCAACGCCGAGCAGATGAACCGCTACACCTGGTACCAGACCCACAACTGGACCAAGCCGTACCCCGGCGACAAGAAGGTCTACACGCCGAACGACGTACCCGGCGCCTACCTCCCCTCGCCGGAGTCCGACGGCTGA
- a CDS encoding SpoIIE family protein phosphatase, with product MDSVHNGSDAPPPVGPRDLFDASSDAAAVVSAHGVVIGWTRAAEALLGHRAAEVVRRSAAPLLAMSGDPARVAGIAERCRAGMGWSGLIPVRHRDGRSIEVELRVSASFRIGEDECFLISGREQRQQWTVGQSVLDGFLTRSPVGMAVMDLQLRYVWLNDTLERFGGVPREQRLGRRLSDLLPGLQAETIEGLMRKVLATGTPVTDYEYTGWSWADPHRQRAYSTSFFPLVDADNSVTGVCYMVQDVTERWNARRLLSLVNEAGAGIGSTLDVLRTAQELADFAVPRFADFVLVDLLEPVLSAEGHGTWLTDAGPAPARPVMRRAGMSSVREGCPEAVARIGERVDFLPPPHGLDQLVKGEPILIPVLDPTDDVWVTDQPARTERIREFGLHSLISVPMRARNTALGLTTFMRSLNTASFQPDDVLLARELVARAALCVDNARRYTREHTAAVTLQHSLLPHALTGGTALDVASSYLPADATGGVGGDWFDVIPLSGARVGLVVGDVVGHGIGAAATMGRLRTAVQTLADMEMPPDELLAHLDDLVLRLSEEVPEDEGADECRTAFLGATCLYAVYDPVTRRCTMARAGHPPPVVVAPDGHVSFPEPPAGPPLGLGGMAFEAAEIELAENSLFGLYTDGLIEGAEGDMELGMSRLGEVLSRSDSSLEALCTSAVQQLVPVPQPDDIALLLTRTHALGADHVVSWDVPADPAAVADVRARATRQVEAWGLEALSMTTELVVSELVTNAIRHATPPIRLRLLRDSRLTCEVSDASSTAPRLRHARSMDEGGRGLFLVAQLTHRWGARYTSHGKIIWAEQELP from the coding sequence ATGGATTCTGTACATAACGGTTCCGATGCGCCCCCGCCTGTCGGACCGCGCGATCTCTTCGACGCGTCGAGCGACGCGGCAGCCGTGGTGTCCGCGCACGGCGTCGTGATCGGCTGGACCCGGGCCGCCGAAGCGCTTCTCGGCCACCGCGCGGCGGAGGTCGTCCGCCGCTCCGCCGCTCCGCTGCTGGCGATGTCCGGGGATCCCGCACGGGTGGCGGGCATCGCGGAGCGGTGCCGCGCCGGAATGGGGTGGAGCGGTCTCATTCCCGTACGGCACCGCGACGGCCGCAGCATCGAGGTCGAGCTGCGCGTCTCCGCGTCCTTCCGGATCGGCGAGGACGAGTGTTTTCTGATCTCGGGACGGGAGCAGCGGCAGCAGTGGACGGTGGGACAGTCCGTCCTCGACGGCTTCCTGACCCGCTCGCCGGTCGGCATGGCGGTCATGGATCTGCAACTGCGCTACGTGTGGCTGAACGACACCCTGGAACGCTTCGGCGGTGTGCCCCGTGAGCAGCGGCTGGGCCGTCGGCTGAGCGATCTGCTGCCCGGGCTGCAGGCGGAGACCATCGAGGGACTGATGCGCAAGGTGCTGGCGACCGGGACGCCGGTGACCGACTACGAGTACACGGGATGGAGTTGGGCCGACCCGCACCGCCAACGCGCCTACTCCACCTCCTTCTTCCCCCTGGTGGACGCCGACAACTCCGTCACCGGTGTCTGCTACATGGTCCAGGACGTCACCGAGCGGTGGAACGCCCGCCGGCTGCTGTCCCTGGTCAACGAAGCCGGGGCCGGCATCGGCAGTACGCTCGACGTGCTCCGGACGGCCCAGGAGCTGGCCGACTTCGCGGTTCCCCGCTTCGCCGACTTCGTCCTCGTCGACCTCCTGGAGCCCGTCCTCAGCGCCGAGGGGCACGGCACGTGGCTGACCGACGCGGGACCGGCGCCCGCCAGGCCGGTGATGCGCCGCGCCGGAATGAGCTCGGTGCGCGAGGGCTGCCCGGAGGCTGTTGCGCGGATCGGCGAACGGGTGGACTTCCTTCCCCCGCCGCACGGGCTGGACCAGCTCGTCAAGGGCGAACCGATCCTCATCCCGGTCCTCGACCCGACCGACGACGTGTGGGTCACTGATCAGCCCGCGCGAACGGAACGCATCCGCGAGTTCGGACTGCACTCCCTCATCTCCGTGCCGATGCGGGCGCGGAACACCGCCCTGGGCCTCACCACGTTCATGCGCTCGCTCAACACCGCCTCGTTCCAGCCCGACGACGTCCTGCTGGCCCGGGAACTGGTGGCGCGCGCCGCGCTGTGCGTCGACAACGCCCGCCGCTACACCCGCGAACACACGGCAGCGGTCACCCTTCAGCACAGCCTGCTGCCCCACGCGCTGACCGGCGGAACCGCGCTGGACGTCGCCTCCTCCTACCTGCCGGCTGACGCGACGGGCGGAGTCGGCGGTGACTGGTTCGACGTGATCCCGCTGTCCGGCGCCCGGGTGGGCCTCGTCGTCGGCGACGTGGTCGGCCACGGCATCGGCGCGGCGGCGACCATGGGCCGCCTGCGCACCGCGGTGCAGACCCTCGCCGACATGGAGATGCCCCCCGACGAACTTCTGGCCCACCTCGACGACCTCGTGCTCCGGTTGAGCGAGGAGGTGCCCGAGGACGAGGGCGCCGACGAGTGCAGGACCGCCTTCCTCGGGGCAACCTGCCTGTACGCCGTCTACGATCCGGTCACCAGGCGCTGCACGATGGCCCGCGCTGGGCATCCGCCCCCTGTCGTCGTCGCCCCGGACGGACACGTCTCCTTCCCGGAGCCCCCGGCCGGGCCTCCGCTCGGCCTGGGCGGGATGGCGTTCGAGGCCGCCGAGATCGAGCTCGCCGAGAACAGCCTCTTCGGGCTCTACACCGACGGCCTCATCGAAGGGGCCGAGGGCGACATGGAGCTGGGCATGTCCCGACTCGGCGAGGTGCTGTCCCGGTCCGACTCCAGCCTCGAAGCGCTGTGCACGTCGGCGGTGCAGCAGCTCGTGCCCGTGCCTCAACCCGACGACATCGCCCTGCTGTTGACGCGCACCCACGCCCTGGGCGCCGACCACGTCGTCTCGTGGGACGTGCCCGCGGACCCCGCAGCCGTCGCCGATGTCCGTGCCCGGGCGACCCGCCAGGTGGAAGCGTGGGGCCTGGAGGCACTGTCCATGACGACGGAACTCGTCGTGAGCGAACTGGTCACCAACGCGATTCGCCACGCCACCCCGCCCATTCGCCTACGACTCCTGCGCGACTCCCGCCTGACCTGCGAGGTCTCCGACGCCAGCAGTACGGCCCCGCGCCTGAGGCACGCCCGCAGCATGGACGAAGGTGGCCGCGGCCTCTTCCTGGTGGCCCAGCTCACCCATCGCTGGGGTGCCCGGTACACGTCGCACGGAAAGATCATCTGGGCCGAGCAGGAGCTTCCGTGA